One segment of Alnus glutinosa chromosome 2, dhAlnGlut1.1, whole genome shotgun sequence DNA contains the following:
- the LOC133860029 gene encoding G-type lectin S-receptor-like serine/threonine-protein kinase At2g19130, with translation MDTKKNPWLMLSILFLGLSVNNHLSLGANTISANQSLSGDQTIVSSGGNFVLGFFKPGSSSNYYIGMWYGTGKVSTQTIVWVANRDKPVSDKSSSVLRISDGNLVLFNESQIPVWSTNLTSTTSSSSVQAVLLDEGNLVLRDGSNSSQHLWQSFDHPAHTLLPGSKIGLNKITNENQRLISWKNEDDPAPGLFNLELQANTNEYIIMWNRSIPYWTSGAWDGKIFKFAPEMTAKYIYNFNYFNNTNESYFTYSLHDPSIFSQLVMDVSGHIQQKIWLSNTNERNLIWSRPKTQCEVYASCGAFGTCNEESMPFCSCLTGFVPKSQNDWNLSDYAVGCMRRTPLQCKNTNLTNWHEDRFLQIPSMALPVQPQSVGVGSVTECESTCLNSCSCSAFAYESNNCSFWVGDLLNLEQLSGDDPKGRTLYLKLAASEFSNKKNSKGIIVGAVAGSVAGVAILLGLFIILMRRKRAVGTGKAVEGSLVAFGYRDLQNATKNFSDKLGRGGFGSVFKGTLSDSTVIAVKKLESISQGEKQFRTEVCTIGTVNHVNLVRLRGFCSEGTRKLLVYDYMPNGSLESYLFHEKILDWKTRYQIVIGTARGLDYLHEKCRECIIHCDIKPENILLDAYLCPKVADFGLAKLVGRKFSRVLTTMRGTRGYLAPEWLSGVSITAKADVYSYGMMLFEFVSGRRNSEPSADGKTTFFPIQAASLIAKGGDVLSLLDPRLEGNADVEELTRVCKVACWCIQDDETDRPTMGQIVHILEGVLDVNLAPIPKSLQVFADDQEQIVFFTESF, from the coding sequence ATGGATACGAAGAAGAATCCATGGCTCATGCTTTCTATTCTCTTCCTCGGCTTATCTGTCAACAACCATCTTTCCCTTGGAGCTAACACCATCTCTGCCAACCAATCTCTCTCTGGTGATCAAACCATTGTCTCTTCAGGTGGCAACTTTGTGCTGGGTTTCTTCAAACCAGGTAGCTCTTCTAACTACTACATAGGCATGTGGTACGGTACTGGTAAAGTCTCAACCCAAACCATAGTTTGGGTCGCAAACAGAGATAAACCTGTCTCTGATAAGAGTTCTTCTGTATTAAGAATCTCTGATGGTAATTTGGTTCTCTTCAATGAGTCCCAAATCCCAGTTTGGTCCACAAATTTGACCTCCACCACTTCATCAAGTTCTGTACAAGCTGTTCTTCTAGATGAAGGAAATCTTGTTCTGAGAGATGGGTCTAATTCATCACAACATTTATGGCAAAGTTTTGATCACCCAGCTCATACATTGCTTCCCGGTAGTAAGATTGGATTGAACAAAATTACCAATGAAAACCAACGCCTCATTTCTTGGAAGAATGAGGACGATCCTGCACCAGGACTCTTCAATCTTGAGCTACAGGCAAATACCAATGAGTATATTATTATGTGGAATAGGTCCATTCCGTATTGGACTAGTGGAGCTTGGGATGGGAAGATTTTTAAATTTGCTCCTGAAATGACAGCCAAATATATCTACAACTTCAATTATTTTAACAACACGAATGAGAGTTATTTCACCTATTCTCTTCACGATCCTTCCATCTTTTCTCAATTAGTGATGGATGTTTCTGGGCATATTCAGCAAAAGATATGGTTATCGAATACCAATGAGAGGAATTTGATTTGGTCTCGACCGAAAACACAATGCGAGGTTTATGCTTCTTGCGGGGCTTTTGGTACCTGCAACGAAGAATCAATGCCTTTTTGTAGCTGCTTGACAGGGTTTGTTCCTAAGTCGCAGAACGATTGGAATTTGTCAGATTATGCTGTTGGGTGCATGAGGAGAACTCCTTTACAGTGTAAGAATACCAATCTTACTAATTGGCACGAAGACAGGTTTTTACAGATTCCCAGCATGGCATTGCCTGTCCAACCACAATCTGTTGGGGTTGGAAGTGTTACAGAATGTGAATCCACCTGCTTGAATAGCTGCTCCTGCAGTGCTTTTGCTTATGAAAGCAATAATTGTTCATTTTGGGTTGGAGATCTCTTGAATCTGGAACAACTCTCAGGAGATGATCCTAAAGGGAGAACTTTATATCTCAAACTTGCAGCTTCTGAGTTctcaaataaaaagaatagtAAGGGGATAATTGTTGGCGCTGTTGCGGGCTCAGTTGCAGGGGTAGCAATTCTGCTAGGCCTTTTTATAATCCTTATGCGAAGAAAGAGAGCTGTTGGAACTGGAAAAGCAGTAGAGGGTTCATTGGTGGCATTTGGGTACAGAGACTTGCAAAATGCGACCAAGAATTTCTCGGACAAGTTGGGCAGAGGAGGCTTTGGTTCTGTCTTCAAAGGGACGTTATCTGATTCAACAGTCATAGCAGTCAAGAAACTTGAAAGCATCAGCCAAGGAGAGAAGCAATTCCGCACAGAAGTCTGTACAATCGGGACAGTCAACCACGTAAATCTTGTTAGGCTTCGCGGGTTTTGCTCTGAAGGTACGAGAAAGTTGCTGGTCTATGATTATATGCCAAATGGCTCGTTAGAGTCTTATCTTTTCCATGAAAAGATTTTGGACTGGAAAACAAGATACCAGATTGTTATAGGGACAGCTAGAGGGTTGGATTATCTCCATGAGAAGTGCAGAGAGTGCATCATACACTGTGACATAAAACCAGAAAACATTCTTCTAGATGCTTATTTGTGTCCAAAAGTGGCAGATTTTGGCCTGGCAAAGCTTGTTGGGCGGAAATTCAGCCGAGTCCTGACAACCATGAGAGGCACAAGAGGTTATCTTGCTCCGGAGTGGCTTTCGGGGGTGTCCATTACAGCCAAAGCCGATGTTTACAGCTATGGAATGATGCTTTTCGAATTTGTCTCGGGAAGGAGAAACTCTGAGCCATCTGCAGATGGCAAAACTACATTCTTCCCAATTCAAGCTGCAAGCCTCATCGCTAAAGGGGGCGATGTACTTAGCCTATTAGATCCCAGGTTGGAGGGAAATGCTGACGTAGAAGAGCTCACAAGAGTTTGTAAAGTTGCTTGTTGGTGCATCCAAGACGATGAAACTGACAGGCCAACGATGGGTCAGATAGTTCATATCCTCGAGGGAGTTTTAGATGTGAACCTGGCCCCAATTCCAAAATCTCTCCAAGTGTTTGCTGACGATCAGGAGCAAATAGTTTTCTTCACCGAGTCCTTCTAA